From Odontesthes bonariensis isolate fOdoBon6 chromosome 21, fOdoBon6.hap1, whole genome shotgun sequence, a single genomic window includes:
- the elof1 gene encoding transcription elongation factor 1 homolog produces MGRRKSKRKPPPKKKMTGNLDTQFTCPFCNHEKSCDVKMERTRNTGIISCSVCLEEFQTPITYLSEPVDVYSDWIDACEAANQ; encoded by the exons ATGGGGCGCAGAAAGTCAAAGAGAAAGCCGCCTCCCAAAAAGAAAATGACTGGTAACCTGGACACTCAGTTCACCTGTCCGTTCTGTAACCACGAGAAatcttgtgacgtcaaaat GGAGCGGACCCGCAACACGGGGATTATATCCTGCAGCGTCTGCCTGGAGGAGTTCCAGACTCCTATCACCT ATCTGTCTGAGCCAGTGGACGTCTACAGTGACTGGATCGACGCCTGCGAAGCAGCCAATCAGTAG
- the tmem205 gene encoding transmembrane protein 205, with amino-acid sequence MATEGEPTDLVKVLHLMVLSFTWGMQVWVSFIAGFALILQVTLHTFGLVQSKLFPVYFYCLLGSNFVSLAVYAVYHPRELLDWHESLQMVLFFVALIMSGLNAQWFGPAATEVMLQMREVEEEHGLGNQVGLSSQKEQYAKLKEQDPKYRAYKSKFGRYHGVSNLCNLIGFICTTTNLVYTALSLSTI; translated from the exons ATGGCAACAGAAGGGGAGCCAACAGATTTGGTCAAAGTGTTGCACCTGATGGTGCTTTCCTTCACCTGGGGCATGCAGGTCTGGGTCTCCTTCATTGCAG GGTTTGCACTGATACTGCAGGTCACGCTGCACACCTTCGGCCTGGTACAAAGTAAGCTATTTCCTGTGTACTTCTACTGTCTGCTGGGAAGTAACTTTGTCAGCCTGGCTGTGTATGCTGTGTACCACCCCAGAGAGCTGCTGGACTGGCACGAAAGTCTGCAG atggttctgttcTTTGTGGCGCTGATCATGTCGGGTCTGAATGCCCAGTGGTTCGGTCCAGCGGCCACTGAGGTGATGCTCCAGATgagggaggtggaggaggagcatGGCTTGGGGAACCAGGTCGGTCTGAGCAGCCAGAAGGAGCAGTATGCCAAGCTTAAAGAGCAGGACCCCAAGTACAGAGCTTACAAGAGCAAATTTGGGCGTTACCACGGGGTGTCCAACCTCTGCAACCTGATAGGCTTCATCTGCACCACTACTAATTTGGTCTACACAGCTTTGAGTTTATCCACCATTTAG